The Sorangiineae bacterium MSr11367 genome window below encodes:
- a CDS encoding matrixin family metalloprotease codes for MRSNAGLVRGLGFLVAGATVFAGLTFSASNADAYCRTTTDGLISGCNISAGQCCTVGRPLYWVSSCVGWSLQKNGTRQLPYNTAKNIIGNAFQKWSDVQCSRTSGTAKVTLNFKQQEDVDCSEVRYNKEAKNQNVIVFRDTNWDHTDSSNTLGLTTVVFDPNTGEIFDADMELNTADQTLSLDPVPPNGYDFDSIITHEAGHFLGLAHSGDPEATMYAHYTPGSTKMRDLADDDKNGICSAYISGTSEYTNGRRVTGDGGTFVAAGPCDPEARHGFSTACAEANPSNKGCSIGSTGVASGPGAGMFAALGLVFSLGMARRSRRSRRET; via the coding sequence ATGCGAAGTAATGCCGGTCTGGTGCGGGGTCTGGGGTTTCTCGTCGCAGGCGCCACGGTTTTTGCGGGGCTGACTTTCTCGGCTTCGAATGCAGACGCCTACTGCCGCACGACGACGGACGGGCTGATCTCGGGGTGCAACATCTCCGCGGGCCAATGCTGCACGGTGGGGCGCCCGCTCTACTGGGTGAGCAGCTGCGTCGGTTGGAGCCTGCAGAAAAACGGCACCCGGCAGCTCCCGTACAACACCGCCAAGAACATCATTGGCAATGCCTTCCAGAAGTGGTCGGACGTCCAATGCTCCCGCACGAGCGGCACCGCGAAGGTGACCCTGAATTTCAAGCAGCAGGAGGACGTCGACTGCTCCGAGGTTCGGTACAACAAAGAGGCGAAGAACCAGAACGTCATCGTCTTTCGCGACACCAACTGGGACCACACGGACAGCAGCAACACGCTGGGCCTGACCACCGTGGTGTTCGACCCGAACACGGGTGAGATCTTCGACGCCGACATGGAGCTGAACACGGCGGATCAAACGCTGTCGCTCGATCCGGTTCCACCCAACGGGTACGACTTCGACAGCATCATCACGCACGAGGCGGGCCACTTCCTCGGGCTGGCGCACTCGGGCGATCCCGAGGCGACGATGTACGCGCATTACACGCCCGGTTCGACGAAGATGCGCGATCTGGCGGATGACGACAAAAACGGGATCTGCAGCGCCTACATTTCGGGGACGAGCGAGTACACCAATGGTCGCCGCGTGACCGGCGATGGCGGCACGTTCGTTGCGGCCGGCCCGTGCGATCCCGAGGCGCGGCATGGCTTTTCGACGGCATGCGCCGAGGCGAATCCGAGCAACAAAGGGTGCTCGATCGGGTCGACCGGCGTAGCTTCCGGGCCTGGAGCGGGCATGTTCGCGGCCTTGGGGCTGGTATTCTCGCTCGGTATGGCGCGAAGGTCGCGACGGAGCCGCCGGGAGACATGA
- the lpxB gene encoding lipid-A-disaccharide synthase has protein sequence MSSRGTRGGLLVVAGEASGDRAAARVMTELTELVPGRDVGAFGLGGPALQAAGVSLVADLRQITALGISEVAARAVPIALAHARIVSAARKLRPRAAFLVNYSEFNTLLAGRLHAAGVRVLWYIAPQIWAWRASRAQSLRRAIDRMAVILPFEENLWQRAGVDAHYVGHPAREAPTMDRRIARDALGLTPYASAVAILPGSRPHEVRAHLQIMLEAYERVRRDRASLDARVLLAASLDARTKAYAETVAEAFRVPIFSVDAYAGATPVLGAFDAALSASGTAALEAALARAVPVVVYRTGLVTELVARTCLTTSRISLPNILLGRTAFTELLQREADVPRVAKALVATLNSRRELLKACDEVEAILGLPRSPSKEVAGMLAPWLS, from the coding sequence ATGAGCAGCCGCGGCACGCGCGGGGGGTTGCTCGTCGTTGCCGGAGAAGCGTCGGGAGATCGCGCAGCTGCACGCGTGATGACCGAGCTTACGGAGCTCGTTCCCGGTCGGGACGTGGGCGCGTTCGGTCTGGGCGGACCTGCATTGCAGGCCGCCGGTGTGAGCCTGGTGGCCGACCTTCGGCAGATCACCGCGCTGGGGATCTCCGAGGTGGCCGCCCGGGCGGTGCCGATTGCGCTGGCGCATGCGCGCATCGTGAGCGCGGCGCGAAAACTGCGGCCGCGGGCCGCGTTCCTGGTGAATTACAGCGAGTTCAATACGCTGCTCGCTGGGCGGCTGCATGCCGCAGGGGTGCGGGTCCTCTGGTACATCGCACCGCAGATCTGGGCCTGGCGTGCATCGCGCGCGCAGAGCTTGCGGCGCGCGATCGATCGCATGGCGGTGATTCTGCCCTTCGAGGAGAACCTGTGGCAGCGCGCCGGGGTCGATGCGCACTACGTCGGGCACCCCGCGCGGGAGGCGCCGACGATGGATCGCCGCATCGCGCGCGATGCCCTGGGGCTCACGCCGTACGCGTCCGCGGTGGCGATTCTGCCGGGTAGCCGGCCGCACGAGGTGCGGGCGCACTTGCAGATCATGCTGGAAGCGTACGAGCGCGTGCGCCGCGATCGCGCCAGCCTCGATGCGCGCGTGCTGCTCGCGGCGAGCCTCGACGCGCGGACGAAGGCCTACGCCGAAACGGTGGCGGAAGCCTTCCGCGTGCCTATTTTCTCCGTGGATGCCTATGCCGGCGCCACCCCCGTTCTCGGAGCCTTCGACGCCGCGCTCTCCGCATCCGGCACGGCCGCCCTGGAGGCGGCCCTCGCCCGCGCGGTGCCGGTGGTGGTGTACCGCACGGGCCTGGTGACCGAGCTCGTAGCCCGCACCTGCCTCACCACGAGCCGCATTTCCCTGCCGAACATCTTGCTCGGCCGCACCGCCTTCACCGAGCTCTTGCAGCGCGAGGCCGACGTCCCGCGCGTGGCCAAGGCGTTGGTCGCCACGCTCAACAGCCGGCGCGAGCTGCTCAAGGCGTGCGACGAGGTGGAAGCGATTTTGGGCCTGCCGCGCTCGCCCTCGAAGGAAGTGGCTGGCATGCTCGCGCCTTGGCTCTCGTGA
- a CDS encoding glycosyltransferase family 39 protein, with protein sequence MKKDSFIQNTRFALFAFSLLLLVARLYAAKTIGFGDSEALYASYALHPAPAYLDHPGLVGLFARAIGSGTVPTPLAAHFVTALMATLFPWIVYAAARTMGASQNGGFAAALAVAVTPEIGVGLFAMTPDLLLALAWIFSLGLAARGLTEKPSSGVAAASFVASGLLAGVGATAKVSGLLLLAALVWTYASRDARSHAKTIWPWAGLVIGTIAFVPVVLFEARTGWPMVHHRFVDTQAGSGPSLLNVGKVLGGQLLYVSPLLAVLAVVAAIDLFRHRKDDVLAGMLFRSAALPFVILLPLCLWSRVAEPHWLAPPLLALPLHFARRFEGATEDGSLFRSRPRFSRAAVWVAAILTATAHAWVLVPNFTRILPAALKADPKYDISNELYGWKDALISIRDTVTEQAGRGDFVVLGPHWVVCSQIHAGLGAEVRVGCATPIRDDFDTWEPRARWQTADKVLFVTDNRFDVDLHTVLPNHVVARRSRVSVLRDGRIARTFTLTLLESRAHS encoded by the coding sequence GTGAAAAAAGACTCGTTCATCCAGAACACGCGGTTCGCGCTCTTCGCTTTTTCACTGCTCCTGCTCGTCGCGCGTCTCTACGCGGCAAAGACGATAGGCTTCGGCGACAGCGAGGCGCTCTATGCCTCGTACGCGCTGCACCCCGCGCCGGCGTACCTCGATCACCCGGGCCTGGTGGGGCTTTTTGCACGGGCCATCGGGAGCGGCACGGTGCCGACACCGCTCGCTGCGCACTTCGTGACGGCGCTGATGGCCACGCTCTTTCCCTGGATCGTGTACGCGGCCGCGCGAACGATGGGCGCCTCGCAAAACGGTGGCTTCGCCGCGGCGTTGGCCGTGGCCGTCACGCCGGAGATCGGCGTGGGTCTTTTCGCCATGACGCCGGATTTGCTCCTGGCGCTGGCTTGGATCTTTTCGCTCGGCCTGGCAGCGCGCGGCCTCACGGAGAAGCCGTCCAGCGGCGTCGCCGCGGCGTCGTTCGTGGCCTCGGGGCTGCTCGCCGGCGTGGGGGCGACCGCGAAGGTCAGTGGTCTCTTGCTGCTCGCCGCGCTGGTGTGGACCTATGCCTCGCGCGATGCGCGCAGCCACGCCAAGACGATTTGGCCTTGGGCGGGACTCGTCATCGGGACGATCGCCTTCGTGCCCGTGGTGCTCTTCGAGGCGCGCACCGGCTGGCCGATGGTGCACCATCGCTTCGTCGACACACAGGCCGGCTCGGGACCGTCGCTCCTCAACGTGGGCAAGGTGCTCGGCGGGCAGCTCCTCTACGTGTCACCGCTGCTGGCCGTGCTGGCGGTGGTCGCGGCCATCGACTTGTTCCGCCACCGCAAGGACGACGTTCTCGCGGGCATGCTCTTTCGCAGCGCGGCCCTGCCCTTCGTGATCTTGCTGCCGCTCTGCCTCTGGAGCCGCGTCGCCGAGCCGCATTGGCTGGCGCCCCCGCTTCTCGCGTTGCCGCTCCACTTCGCGCGGCGCTTCGAGGGCGCGACCGAGGATGGCTCGCTCTTTCGGTCGCGTCCGCGTTTCTCGCGGGCGGCGGTGTGGGTCGCGGCGATCCTCACGGCGACGGCGCACGCGTGGGTGCTCGTGCCGAACTTCACGCGCATCTTGCCGGCGGCGCTGAAGGCCGATCCGAAGTACGATATTTCGAACGAGCTTTACGGCTGGAAGGATGCCCTCATCTCGATCCGCGATACGGTGACGGAGCAGGCTGGCCGCGGCGACTTCGTCGTATTGGGGCCGCACTGGGTCGTTTGCTCCCAGATCCACGCCGGCCTCGGTGCGGAGGTGCGCGTGGGGTGTGCGACGCCGATCCGTGACGACTTCGACACGTGGGAGCCGCGCGCACGCTGGCAAACGGCGGACAAGGTTCTCTTCGTGACGGACAACCGCTTCGATGTGGATCTGCACACGGTGCTGCCGAATCACGTGGTCGCCCGCCGCTCGCGCGTCAGCGTGTTGCGCGACGGACGCATCGCGCGGACCTTCACCTTGACGCTTCTCGAATCGCGGGCACATTCGTAG
- a CDS encoding Hint domain-containing protein, with amino-acid sequence MFLVTLSLVTAGFFLPETTVVALGAAERNAVALGTRESDECSQVDNVVSPSKRPHCTAPGNCFVAGTLVATPSGNRPIESLEAGDMVLAQNENDGVVAARPVVRTFVRGARSLVDVRILTVNGERERVESTPEHPYFTLDRGWVPAGDLVPNEPLLDRSGREVRVTKVVPVAQEATVYNFEVDIDHTYFVGLASVLVHNQCQLDGPSWSGPGKGGKGGKGGKGGKNNGGNSGNNGKNNNGKNNGGNNNGGNNNGKNPPGTTDRGDPGGGKRPLVDYDSDSDSDSSPPPSKKPKPGGPSTTPPGSPPPSAKPPPPPPPATTTPPPPPPPPSAKPPPPPPPPATTTAPPPPPPPPSAKPPPPPAPPPPAGPAPGTPAWGNNNWNAGPAGSGNNNFNGHWNKHKNEFPPGTTATDYANEASRITHGGPGIQSKPLGGGKTAYYEPSTNSFAVVAANGKISTLFKPGAGQSYYNKQK; translated from the coding sequence GTGTTCCTGGTCACGCTGTCGCTCGTCACCGCAGGGTTCTTCCTTCCGGAGACGACCGTCGTCGCATTGGGAGCCGCCGAGAGAAACGCCGTCGCACTGGGTACCCGCGAGAGCGACGAGTGTAGTCAGGTTGACAACGTTGTCTCCCCTTCCAAACGGCCGCATTGCACGGCCCCTGGAAACTGCTTCGTCGCAGGCACATTGGTCGCGACCCCCTCCGGGAACCGGCCCATCGAGAGCCTGGAAGCCGGCGACATGGTGCTCGCACAGAACGAGAACGACGGCGTCGTCGCCGCGCGCCCGGTCGTGCGCACCTTCGTGCGGGGCGCACGCTCGTTGGTCGACGTTCGCATTCTCACCGTCAATGGCGAACGCGAGCGCGTAGAGTCCACACCGGAGCACCCTTACTTTACATTGGACCGCGGGTGGGTGCCTGCAGGTGATTTGGTACCGAATGAACCGCTGCTCGATCGAAGCGGGCGCGAGGTTCGGGTCACCAAGGTCGTACCGGTCGCTCAAGAGGCGACGGTTTACAACTTCGAGGTCGATATCGACCACACGTACTTCGTCGGACTCGCCTCGGTCCTCGTCCACAACCAATGTCAGCTCGATGGCCCCTCGTGGTCGGGCCCTGGCAAGGGAGGAAAGGGCGGTAAAGGAGGAAAGGGCGGCAAGAACAACGGGGGCAACAGCGGGAACAACGGTAAGAACAACAACGGCAAGAACAACGGAGGTAACAACAACGGGGGTAACAACAACGGCAAGAATCCTCCTGGCACGACCGATCGCGGAGATCCCGGCGGCGGCAAGCGCCCGCTCGTCGACTACGACAGCGACAGCGACAGCGATTCCTCGCCCCCTCCCTCCAAGAAGCCGAAGCCCGGCGGTCCGTCGACGACGCCCCCTGGCTCGCCGCCTCCGTCGGCCAAGCCCCCGCCTCCGCCTCCGCCGGCAACGACGACCCCGCCGCCGCCACCCCCTCCCCCGTCGGCGAAACCCCCGCCTCCTCCTCCGCCGCCGGCAACGACCACTGCGCCGCCGCCGCCACCTCCTCCTCCGTCGGCCAAGCCCCCGCCTCCGCCGGCCCCGCCGCCGCCCGCCGGCCCCGCACCCGGCACGCCCGCATGGGGCAACAACAACTGGAACGCCGGTCCCGCCGGCAGCGGCAACAACAACTTCAACGGCCATTGGAACAAGCACAAAAACGAGTTCCCTCCTGGCACGACCGCCACCGACTATGCGAACGAGGCCTCACGCATCACCCATGGCGGGCCCGGTATCCAGAGCAAGCCCCTCGGTGGTGGAAAGACGGCGTACTACGAACCGTCGACCAACTCCTTCGCGGTCGTTGCGGCCAATGGCAAGATCTCGACGCTCTTCAAGCCAGGCGCCGGCCAGTCCTATTACAACAAGCAAAAATGA